In one window of Synechococcus sp. M16CYN DNA:
- the lepA gene encoding translation elongation factor 4, with product MTDTPVSRIRNFCIIAHIDHGKSTLADRLLQSTGTVANRDMQEQFLDNMDLERERGITIKLQAARMNYTAADGKQYVLNLIDTPGHVDFSYEVSRSLLACEGALLVVDASQGVEAQTLANVYLALENNLEIIPVLNKIDLPGADPDQIKKEIESIIGLDCSNAIYCSAKTGLGISKILQAVVDKVPAPVDAVHEPTKALIFDSYYDPYRGVIVYFRVMSGRINCKEKVLLMASKKTYELDEIGIMTPDQRKVGELHAGEVGYLAASIKTVADARVGDTITLFNTPAKNALPGYSEAKPVVFCGLFPTEADQYPDLREAMHKLQLSDAALKFEPETSSAMGFGFRCGFLGLLHMEIVQERLEREYNLDLIVTAPSVVYKVNMLDGSETMVDNPATLPEPQKRESIEEPYVRMEIYAPNDYSGALMGLCQERRGEYLDMKYITKDRVTLVYQLPLAEVVTDFFDQMKTRTQGYASMEYSLIGYRKNQLVRLEVLINGDRADPLATIIHQDKAYNIGKALIEKLKELIPRQQFKIPLQASIGNRIIASTSISAVRKDVLAKCYGGDISRKKKLLKKQAKGKKRMKAMGSVDVPQEAFRAVLKLNNS from the coding sequence ATGACCGACACCCCTGTTTCACGGATTCGCAACTTCTGCATCATCGCCCACATTGATCATGGCAAATCAACCCTGGCAGATCGACTGTTGCAGAGCACAGGCACTGTGGCCAATCGTGATATGCAGGAGCAGTTCCTGGATAATATGGATCTCGAACGGGAACGGGGAATTACTATCAAGCTCCAGGCGGCTCGAATGAACTACACAGCGGCCGATGGAAAACAATATGTTTTAAATCTGATCGATACTCCAGGGCACGTTGACTTCTCTTATGAAGTAAGTCGTAGCCTGTTGGCCTGTGAAGGGGCGCTGTTAGTAGTAGATGCAAGCCAAGGTGTAGAAGCACAAACTCTAGCCAATGTGTATCTGGCATTAGAAAACAATCTTGAAATTATTCCGGTATTAAATAAGATTGATCTCCCTGGTGCTGATCCGGATCAGATTAAAAAAGAAATTGAGTCAATCATTGGCCTTGATTGTAGCAATGCGATTTATTGCTCGGCTAAGACGGGTCTCGGTATATCTAAGATCCTTCAGGCGGTAGTCGATAAAGTTCCAGCTCCTGTGGATGCTGTTCATGAGCCAACCAAAGCGTTGATTTTTGATTCTTATTACGATCCTTATCGCGGAGTGATCGTTTATTTTCGCGTAATGAGCGGTCGTATCAACTGTAAAGAAAAAGTACTGTTGATGGCCAGTAAAAAAACTTACGAGCTCGATGAGATAGGGATCATGACACCCGATCAACGTAAAGTAGGTGAACTTCATGCTGGGGAAGTTGGCTACCTTGCGGCATCCATTAAAACTGTGGCTGATGCCCGTGTAGGGGACACGATCACCTTATTCAATACACCAGCAAAGAATGCGCTTCCTGGATACAGTGAAGCGAAACCGGTAGTATTTTGCGGATTGTTTCCCACAGAAGCGGACCAATATCCCGATCTACGTGAAGCAATGCACAAACTACAACTATCTGACGCAGCGTTAAAGTTTGAGCCAGAGACCAGTAGTGCCATGGGCTTTGGTTTTCGTTGTGGCTTCCTTGGTCTCTTACATATGGAAATCGTCCAGGAGAGACTGGAGCGCGAATACAATCTAGATCTTATCGTTACAGCACCATCAGTAGTTTACAAGGTAAATATGTTGGATGGCAGTGAAACAATGGTGGACAACCCCGCCACACTGCCTGAACCACAAAAGCGTGAGTCGATCGAGGAACCCTATGTACGCATGGAGATCTATGCGCCAAATGATTATAGCGGTGCCTTGATGGGACTTTGCCAGGAGCGACGAGGTGAATATCTCGATATGAAGTATATTACAAAAGACCGTGTCACCTTAGTTTATCAGTTGCCGTTAGCTGAAGTGGTGACTGATTTTTTTGATCAGATGAAGACTCGTACTCAAGGCTATGCGTCGATGGAATATAGCTTAATTGGCTATCGAAAGAATCAGTTGGTTAGACTTGAGGTGTTGATTAACGGTGATCGAGCCGATCCTCTTGCTACTATTATTCATCAAGATAAGGCTTACAATATAGGCAAAGCCTTGATAGAAAAATTAAAAGAATTAATCCCGCGCCAGCAGTTTAAAATTCCCTTGCAGGCCTCAATCGGAAATCGTATTATTGCATCAACAAGCATCAGTGCAGTTCGCAAAGATGTTTTGGCAAAATGTTACGGCGGTGATATATCACGCAAGAAAAAATTGCTCAAAAAGCAAGCTAAGGGTAAAAAACGAATGAAAGCTATGGGCAGCGTAGATGTTCCCCAGGAGGCCTTTAGGGCGGTGCTTAAACTCAACAACAGCTGA
- a CDS encoding malate:quinone oxidoreductase, which translates to MQNDGSFHAEDRYDAILVGAGIMSATFAVLLHELDPQLRLLLVERLEAPALESSAAANNAGTGHAANCELNYTPMQVDGQVAVEKAVAINAAFERSLEFWSSLTERGFLKSTDFLHQTAHISVVWSRDNIAFLRQRFAQLKELPAFSRMRWSENRQELAGWMPLVMEGRDPGQAIAANRIERGTDVDFGALTRAYLLPLQTSGALTVRYGTAVSNLKRLRRPDMTETDWRVITNDAFGQREVRTPFVFLGAGGGTLPLLQCSGIPESRDFAGFPISGLWLVCDDFALAGQQQAKVYGKAAVGAPPMSVPHLDTRWINGKRSLLFGPFAGFSSKFLKRGSLLDWPASVRPTNLLPMLQVGITNIGLVRYLINQLLQSPEQRFAALQDFMPTAQFQDWSFSVAGQRVQVIKDSKAGGQLQLGTEIVAANDGSLVALLGASPGASTAVTIMLEVLQRCFSERFASAAWQERLSALLPSFHANPLNPDVLWSMRERSNTMLGLSG; encoded by the coding sequence GTGCAAAACGATGGCTCTTTTCATGCAGAAGATCGCTACGATGCGATCCTGGTAGGCGCGGGGATTATGAGCGCCACCTTCGCGGTGCTGCTGCACGAACTGGATCCACAGCTGCGTCTGTTGCTTGTGGAGCGGTTAGAAGCTCCTGCGCTAGAAAGCTCGGCTGCCGCCAACAATGCCGGTACCGGTCATGCCGCCAATTGCGAATTGAACTATACGCCAATGCAGGTGGATGGCCAGGTAGCCGTTGAGAAAGCAGTGGCTATCAATGCTGCTTTTGAACGCAGCCTTGAATTTTGGAGCTCTTTAACTGAGCGAGGGTTTCTTAAGTCAACCGACTTCCTCCATCAGACTGCCCATATCAGCGTTGTGTGGAGCCGGGACAATATTGCTTTTTTGCGTCAGCGTTTCGCACAGCTCAAAGAGCTCCCAGCCTTTTCGAGGATGCGTTGGAGCGAAAACCGTCAGGAACTTGCGGGCTGGATGCCCCTCGTGATGGAAGGACGTGATCCCGGTCAGGCGATTGCCGCGAACCGGATTGAGCGAGGAACAGATGTGGACTTCGGTGCCCTGACCCGCGCTTATTTACTGCCATTGCAAACCAGCGGTGCGCTCACGGTGCGATACGGCACGGCGGTGAGCAATCTCAAACGATTGCGACGACCAGACATGACCGAAACAGACTGGCGGGTAATCACCAATGATGCTTTTGGTCAGCGCGAGGTGCGAACTCCCTTTGTTTTTCTGGGTGCCGGTGGTGGTACATTGCCGCTGTTGCAGTGTTCAGGCATCCCTGAATCTAGGGATTTTGCAGGCTTCCCGATAAGTGGCCTTTGGTTAGTATGTGACGACTTCGCTCTGGCTGGACAGCAACAGGCCAAGGTTTATGGCAAAGCGGCCGTGGGCGCTCCCCCAATGTCTGTGCCTCACCTCGACACCCGTTGGATTAATGGGAAACGTTCTCTGCTCTTCGGTCCGTTCGCTGGCTTCAGTAGTAAATTTCTCAAACGGGGGTCACTTCTAGATTGGCCAGCATCGGTGCGGCCCACCAACCTGTTACCAATGCTGCAGGTGGGGATCACAAACATTGGATTAGTGCGGTACCTGATCAATCAGTTGCTTCAGAGCCCGGAGCAACGCTTTGCCGCTCTTCAGGATTTCATGCCTACGGCCCAGTTCCAAGATTGGAGTTTTTCTGTGGCAGGCCAGCGGGTGCAGGTTATAAAAGACAGCAAGGCTGGCGGCCAACTGCAGCTGGGCACGGAAATAGTGGCTGCCAATGATGGCTCTCTAGTCGCGTTGCTGGGGGCTTCTCCTGGAGCTAGCACGGCGGTAACAATTATGCTGGAGGTACTGCAGCGTTGTTTCAGTGAGCGGTTTGCCAGTGCGGCCTGGCAGGAGCGACTATCAGCACTACTGCCGAGCTTTCATGCCAATCCCCTGAACCCTGATGTTCTGTGGAGCATGCGCGAGCGCAGTAATACAATGCTCGGACTGAGCGGTTGA
- a CDS encoding NifU family protein, producing MNTETMVLTMENVEKVLDELRPFLMADGGNVEVVELDGPIVKVRLQGACGSCPSSTMTLKMGIERKMRELIPEVSEVVQVL from the coding sequence ATGAACACTGAAACTATGGTTCTAACTATGGAAAACGTAGAGAAAGTGCTAGATGAACTGCGTCCCTTTCTCATGGCCGATGGTGGTAACGTAGAAGTAGTGGAGCTCGATGGTCCAATTGTAAAAGTACGCCTACAAGGAGCATGCGGTAGTTGCCCCAGCAGCACAATGACACTAAAGATGGGTATTGAGCGTAAGATGCGTGAGTTAATTCCCGAGGTAAGCGAAGTGGTTCAGGTACTTTAA
- a CDS encoding UDP-N-acetylmuramoyl-L-alanyl-D-glutamate--2,6-diaminopimelate ligase, producing the protein MTQMLHTLLRDVGLVLPTDGFNTSVSVKAVTSDSRMVGPGSLFVGLPGERVDGGIFWRQALQAGAVAAVIGSAAAAADPPMAKDFVVVVPDPVARTLGELAASFWNRPSERMALLGVTGTNGKTTITHLIEYLALSSGLPTAMFGTLVNRWSGHSATATHTTACADRLQAQLAEAASSGSRLAAMEISSHALSQNRVIGCRFAGAVFTNLTQDHLDYHASMEDYFETKALLFSQELLHAGAARAVVNSDDPWGAKLANRLSEVCWRSSLVDSTAELRMVDLTTTSCGVAGRLISPMGEGPFRSPLLGRFNLMNLLQAVGALLQQQLPLSVLLDAISHFRGVPGRMERVRLAGSLTDELPTVLIDYAHTPDGLKNALIAVRPFSKGRLICVFGCGGDRDRSKRPQMAAIAARIADRVVVTSDNPRTENPQRILDDVVRGIPKGTDLMVENDRAAAIAVAIGEAKGNDIVLIAGKGHEKYQLLKLGKVHFDDREEAEKALSLRLKP; encoded by the coding sequence ATGACTCAAATGCTTCACACACTACTCCGTGATGTCGGTCTTGTACTTCCTACTGATGGTTTCAATACATCGGTATCGGTAAAGGCTGTTACAAGTGACTCCCGCATGGTTGGTCCTGGCAGTTTATTTGTTGGATTGCCTGGAGAACGGGTTGATGGTGGAATCTTTTGGAGGCAAGCTTTACAAGCTGGTGCTGTAGCTGCGGTGATCGGATCGGCTGCAGCTGCAGCCGATCCCCCGATGGCAAAAGACTTTGTTGTGGTTGTGCCAGATCCAGTGGCAAGAACGTTAGGAGAGCTGGCAGCTTCCTTTTGGAATCGTCCCAGTGAGCGTATGGCTCTATTGGGTGTGACAGGCACGAATGGGAAAACCACCATCACTCACCTGATCGAATACTTGGCCTTGTCCTCAGGATTACCCACCGCCATGTTTGGCACCCTCGTGAATCGTTGGTCTGGCCATAGTGCCACCGCTACACACACTACTGCTTGTGCTGATCGTCTTCAAGCGCAGTTGGCGGAAGCGGCATCGTCGGGTAGTCGGTTAGCAGCTATGGAAATCAGTTCCCACGCCCTATCACAAAATCGTGTTATTGGCTGTCGGTTTGCCGGGGCTGTATTCACCAACCTCACCCAGGATCACCTCGACTACCACGCTTCGATGGAGGACTACTTCGAGACTAAGGCACTGTTGTTCTCACAAGAGTTGCTTCACGCGGGAGCGGCACGCGCTGTTGTGAATAGTGATGATCCTTGGGGAGCAAAACTTGCAAATCGATTAAGTGAGGTGTGTTGGCGTAGCTCGCTTGTAGATTCCACCGCTGAGCTGCGAATGGTTGATCTCACTACGACCAGTTGTGGTGTGGCCGGGCGTTTGATCAGTCCTATGGGGGAGGGTCCGTTCCGGTCACCTTTACTAGGTCGCTTCAACTTGATGAATTTATTGCAGGCGGTGGGAGCATTGCTTCAGCAACAGTTGCCTTTATCTGTTTTGCTTGATGCTATTAGTCATTTCCGTGGAGTGCCTGGACGCATGGAACGTGTGCGCCTCGCAGGATCTTTAACTGATGAGTTACCAACTGTTCTTATAGATTACGCTCATACGCCCGACGGGTTAAAAAATGCTCTGATTGCAGTGCGTCCTTTTTCTAAAGGTCGCCTTATTTGTGTATTCGGTTGTGGCGGAGATCGGGATCGCAGTAAACGTCCTCAGATGGCCGCCATTGCCGCTCGCATAGCTGATCGAGTAGTTGTAACCTCCGACAACCCGCGAACTGAAAACCCACAACGTATTCTTGATGATGTGGTAAGGGGCATTCCAAAAGGCACTGACTTAATGGTAGAAAACGATCGTGCTGCTGCCATTGCAGTTGCAATTGGCGAAGCTAAAGGGAATGACATTGTTCTGATTGCCGGTAAAGGTCACGAAAAATACCAGCTTTTAAAGCTTGGGAAAGTACACTTTGATGATCGAGAAGAAGCAGAAAAAGCACTCTCCCTGCGACTCAAGCCTTAA
- a CDS encoding glutaredoxin family protein produces MHELRLYSRQGCCLCASLERRLRALDFNHIRVTLIVVDIDAPEVPTPLKVRYDLEVPVLFLDTTELPRVPPRLAGDRLMAWLIKTIT; encoded by the coding sequence ATGCATGAGTTGCGCCTCTATAGCAGACAAGGCTGCTGTCTTTGTGCAAGCCTGGAAAGACGACTACGCGCGCTCGATTTCAATCATATTCGTGTGACCCTTATCGTGGTGGATATAGACGCTCCAGAGGTACCAACTCCACTTAAAGTGCGTTACGACTTAGAAGTTCCTGTTTTGTTCTTGGACACGACAGAATTGCCACGAGTACCTCCACGACTAGCAGGAGATAGATTGATGGCTTGGTTAATAAAGACCATCACTTGA
- the yidD gene encoding membrane protein insertion efficiency factor YidD, with the protein MLNPSQASAHPATHEPLSLSNDKQVYRWTSLNERLAAVLLMLISFYRRFISPLMGSNCRFTPTCSAYGLEAIQRHGPWKGGWLTVKRLLRCHPFTPCGCDPVPD; encoded by the coding sequence ATGCTGAATCCATCACAGGCGTCAGCGCATCCAGCGACGCACGAGCCTCTCAGTTTATCTAACGACAAGCAGGTTTACCGGTGGACGAGTCTAAACGAACGTCTTGCTGCAGTATTACTCATGCTAATCAGCTTTTATCGTCGTTTCATCTCGCCTCTGATGGGTTCAAACTGTCGCTTTACCCCTACTTGCAGTGCTTATGGATTGGAAGCGATACAGCGGCATGGCCCTTGGAAAGGCGGCTGGCTCACGGTGAAGCGACTTTTGCGATGCCACCCCTTTACCCCATGCGGTTGTGACCCGGTGCCTGATTGA
- the rpsD gene encoding 30S ribosomal protein S4, translated as MSRYRGPRLRITRRLGDLPGLTRKTAKRSYPPGQHGQARRKRSEYAIRLEEKQKLRFNYGVSERQLVRYVKKARAQEGSTGTNLLKLLENRLDNVCFRLGFGPTVPGSRQLVNHGHVTVNGRVTDIAGYQVRPGDVLAIRERKCSKQLTEGNLAFPGLSNIPPHLELDKAKLKAKCIGRCEREWVALEINELLVVEYYSRKV; from the coding sequence ATGTCTCGTTACCGCGGCCCTCGTCTGAGGATCACGCGGCGCTTGGGAGACCTGCCTGGTCTCACCCGGAAGACCGCAAAGCGGTCCTATCCTCCCGGTCAACACGGCCAAGCCCGTCGCAAACGTTCCGAATACGCAATTCGTCTCGAAGAAAAGCAAAAACTTCGATTCAACTACGGAGTCTCCGAGCGTCAACTTGTTCGCTATGTAAAGAAGGCTCGCGCTCAAGAAGGCTCTACCGGAACCAACCTGCTAAAACTCCTGGAAAATAGACTTGACAACGTTTGTTTCCGTCTTGGTTTCGGTCCTACTGTGCCTGGATCCCGTCAACTTGTGAATCATGGTCATGTGACCGTGAATGGTCGAGTGACGGACATAGCTGGCTACCAGGTAAGGCCCGGTGACGTATTGGCCATACGTGAACGCAAATGCAGCAAACAGCTTACTGAAGGCAATCTTGCCTTCCCCGGTTTATCCAATATTCCTCCTCACCTGGAATTGGACAAAGCCAAGTTGAAAGCTAAGTGTATTGGTCGCTGCGAACGCGAATGGGTTGCTTTGGAAATCAATGAACTTCTTGTCGTGGAATACTACTCCCGCAAGGTATAA
- a CDS encoding nucleoside triphosphate pyrophosphatase — protein MLMLASASPARRRLLKQAAIPHRIRVSGVNESTISNQDPVLLVQQLALAKAAAVQKSLDPVADADIHAVLGCDSMFVFEGEVFGKPVDAQEAIDRWRCIAGRSGELLTGHCLIPHTEKQIIVCLRTVVHFAMLSQIEIENYVASGEPLQCAGGFALEGQGGLYISGLDGCYSNVMGLSLPWLRSVLNSIC, from the coding sequence GTGCTGATGCTTGCTTCAGCGTCTCCAGCCCGTCGTCGTCTGCTGAAGCAGGCGGCGATACCTCATCGCATACGCGTTAGCGGCGTCAATGAAAGTACTATCAGCAATCAAGATCCTGTTTTACTAGTGCAGCAGCTAGCACTAGCCAAGGCTGCGGCCGTTCAGAAAAGCCTCGACCCTGTCGCTGATGCCGATATTCATGCTGTGCTCGGTTGCGATTCGATGTTCGTGTTTGAGGGTGAGGTATTCGGCAAACCAGTGGATGCACAGGAAGCTATCGATCGCTGGCGGTGCATAGCAGGCCGCAGTGGTGAATTGCTCACTGGCCATTGCCTGATCCCTCATACAGAGAAGCAAATAATTGTTTGCCTTCGCACCGTGGTGCACTTCGCAATGCTTAGCCAAATTGAAATAGAAAACTATGTAGCGAGTGGCGAGCCGCTACAATGTGCAGGTGGTTTTGCTTTAGAAGGGCAAGGTGGACTCTATATCAGTGGTTTGGATGGTTGTTATTCAAATGTGATGGGTCTTAGCCTGCCGTGGTTACGCAGTGTACTGAACTCAATCTGTTAA
- a CDS encoding Npun_F0494 family protein, translating to MFDQRSCNRARRAINCLPFSDALYQDLRHQGLDAGHFFCNRRTYQRNGRWYRHSDALEKDLLWLISVGVLRREVDGQGLTNRFRLTPLGRQILDNTPDLFIQSISWIERLRNGVRRLLS from the coding sequence TTGTTCGATCAACGTAGCTGCAACCGGGCACGACGGGCTATAAATTGTCTTCCGTTTTCTGATGCTCTTTATCAAGATCTTCGGCATCAAGGCCTGGATGCCGGACACTTTTTTTGTAATCGCCGTACTTATCAACGCAACGGTCGTTGGTATCGCCACAGCGATGCTTTGGAAAAGGATCTGCTTTGGTTAATCTCCGTGGGTGTACTGCGGCGAGAAGTAGATGGACAAGGACTTACCAATCGTTTTCGGTTAACTCCTCTCGGTCGCCAAATTTTGGATAACACTCCTGATCTCTTCATACAATCGATATCATGGATAGAACGCCTTCGCAATGGAGTACGACGATTATTGTCTTAA
- a CDS encoding cobyric acid synthase, whose product MVLGTSSGAGKTLMTAALCRVLKRQGEQPLPFKGQNMSNNAWVDASGGEMAYSQAMQAWAAELEPCCAMNPVLLKPRGDNTSEIIHCGYSVGITRAEHYYRDWFRPGWRAIRSGLNQLQQRWQGGRLVLEGAGSPVEVNLQQRDLTNLRLAQYLRANCLLVADIERGGVFAQIVGTLALLRPVERSLIKGILINRFRGRRELFDQGRTWLEENTGVPVLGVVPWLNEIFPPEDTLDLLERKSNKSSADLDIVVLRLPCLSNFSDLDPLETESAVRLRWVSPGDHLGHPDAVIIPGSKQTLCDLEAIRKYGLDQDLTAYTRDGGSILSICGGMQLLGEWLTDPEQLEGGAGPGPWPGLGLLPITTCFRRNKILRQREVQSTWPSVSTIQGFELHQGSTTAKIKLPLFSTDPSLGWWTKTTRGGSIIGTYLHGILDNGPWRRHWLNQLRARKNLPFLPTNCSHHGEHRDRLLDRLADAFKEHVNFSPLL is encoded by the coding sequence ATGGTACTTGGCACCTCCAGTGGTGCTGGCAAGACACTCATGACAGCAGCACTTTGCAGAGTGTTGAAACGACAGGGCGAACAACCCCTCCCCTTCAAAGGGCAAAATATGAGCAACAACGCCTGGGTGGATGCGTCCGGTGGCGAGATGGCTTACTCCCAGGCGATGCAGGCATGGGCCGCAGAACTAGAGCCCTGCTGCGCGATGAATCCAGTGCTGCTCAAGCCGAGAGGGGACAACACGAGTGAAATAATTCATTGCGGCTATAGCGTCGGAATTACTAGGGCTGAGCATTACTACCGCGATTGGTTCCGGCCCGGTTGGCGAGCGATTCGCAGCGGGTTAAACCAATTGCAACAGCGATGGCAAGGTGGACGGTTAGTACTGGAAGGTGCAGGAAGCCCCGTGGAGGTTAACTTGCAGCAACGCGACCTTACCAATCTGAGATTGGCCCAGTATTTACGTGCCAACTGCCTGCTTGTAGCAGATATTGAACGGGGTGGTGTCTTTGCACAGATAGTGGGTACTCTTGCGCTACTACGACCGGTGGAGCGATCTCTTATTAAAGGAATTTTGATTAATCGCTTTCGTGGACGCCGGGAGCTATTTGATCAAGGGAGAACCTGGTTAGAAGAGAACACTGGGGTGCCGGTACTTGGAGTGGTGCCATGGTTAAACGAAATATTTCCCCCCGAAGACACACTCGACCTGCTGGAGCGAAAATCCAACAAAAGCTCAGCTGATCTTGACATTGTTGTTTTGAGGTTACCCTGCCTGAGCAACTTTTCGGATCTCGACCCTTTAGAAACTGAATCTGCTGTACGATTGCGCTGGGTGAGTCCGGGCGATCATCTTGGACATCCAGACGCGGTAATTATTCCCGGAAGTAAGCAAACCCTATGCGATTTAGAAGCCATTCGCAAGTATGGTCTTGATCAAGATCTGACGGCTTATACCCGGGACGGTGGATCCATTTTGTCGATCTGTGGTGGCATGCAATTGCTGGGTGAGTGGCTCACGGATCCAGAACAATTGGAAGGTGGTGCAGGCCCTGGACCTTGGCCGGGTTTAGGTTTACTACCAATTACAACCTGTTTTAGAAGAAACAAAATTCTGCGTCAACGCGAAGTCCAAAGCACTTGGCCATCAGTTTCAACCATCCAAGGTTTCGAACTCCACCAAGGGAGCACTACCGCAAAAATAAAACTGCCATTATTCAGTACTGATCCGAGTTTGGGGTGGTGGACTAAAACTACCCGTGGGGGAAGCATCATTGGCACATACTTGCACGGAATTCTTGATAACGGCCCTTGGCGACGTCACTGGTTGAACCAGCTACGTGCTCGAAAAAACCTCCCTTTCCTGCCGACAAATTGTTCCCATCATGGTGAACATCGTGATCGACTACTGGATCGTCTCGCCGATGCTTTTAAGGAACATGTGAATTTTTCCCCCCTGCTTTAG
- a CDS encoding 2Fe-2S iron-sulfur cluster-binding protein yields MGTVLIHWPSGRTTTETIGENWLKTASKVGMSIPTGCMGGSCGACEIEVNGRLVRACVSTVPPSKSGRLIVSFVADPYW; encoded by the coding sequence ATGGGCACTGTCCTTATACACTGGCCAAGTGGCCGCACTACTACAGAAACCATTGGTGAGAATTGGTTGAAAACCGCAAGTAAAGTAGGAATGTCCATCCCTACCGGGTGCATGGGAGGAAGCTGTGGTGCTTGCGAGATCGAGGTAAACGGTAGGCTCGTTCGCGCTTGCGTTAGCACAGTACCGCCGTCAAAGTCTGGTCGGCTTATAGTTAGCTTTGTAGCCGATCCTTATTGGTAG
- the cbbX gene encoding CbbX protein has product MPSLVDLKATYAESGVAEVLEQLDNELVGLTSVKTRVREIAALLLVDQARQQMELPSTAPSLHMSFTGRPGTGKTTVAQRMSQILHRLGYLRKGHVVTATRDDLVGQYVGHTAPKTKEMIKRGQGGVLFIDEAYYLYKPGNERDYGAEAIEILLQEMERQRTDFVVIFAGYKDKMETFYSSNPGLSSRVAHHLDFPDYSDSELMAIADLLLEAQHYCFNKEATKAFEEYISRRRQLPFFANARSIRNAIDRARLRQANRLFARMGETFTKTDLMTIEASDIRASRVFAGEVEGHHPTLPPPLLNEFV; this is encoded by the coding sequence ATGCCCTCCTTAGTTGATTTGAAGGCAACCTATGCCGAGTCGGGTGTGGCTGAAGTGCTGGAGCAACTCGACAATGAACTGGTCGGACTCACGTCGGTGAAGACGCGAGTCCGCGAGATAGCTGCTTTGTTATTAGTCGATCAAGCCCGGCAGCAAATGGAACTCCCCAGTACAGCACCGAGCCTTCATATGTCATTCACCGGTCGCCCTGGTACAGGTAAGACGACGGTGGCGCAGAGGATGTCGCAGATTTTGCATCGTCTCGGCTATTTGCGTAAAGGTCATGTGGTGACTGCAACTCGTGATGACCTTGTTGGGCAGTATGTAGGACACACCGCCCCGAAAACAAAGGAAATGATTAAACGAGGACAGGGTGGTGTACTGTTTATCGACGAGGCTTATTATCTTTACAAACCTGGCAACGAAAGAGATTATGGCGCTGAGGCGATAGAGATTCTTTTACAAGAAATGGAGCGTCAACGTACCGACTTTGTGGTCATTTTTGCTGGGTATAAAGATAAGATGGAAACCTTTTATAGCTCCAACCCAGGCCTTTCGTCTCGTGTGGCACATCATTTAGATTTTCCCGACTATAGCGATAGTGAGTTGATGGCTATAGCCGACTTGCTACTTGAAGCACAGCATTATTGCTTTAATAAAGAAGCTACAAAAGCCTTCGAGGAATACATCAGTCGAAGACGACAATTGCCTTTCTTTGCTAATGCTCGATCGATTCGTAACGCGATCGATCGAGCACGTCTGCGTCAAGCCAATCGATTGTTTGCTCGGATGGGAGAGACATTCACAAAAACTGACTTGATGACCATTGAGGCGTCGGATATTCGTGCCAGTCGAGTATTTGCTGGAGAAGTGGAGGGACATCATCCAACTTTACCCCCTCCTCTATTAAACGAATTTGTTTAA
- a CDS encoding 4a-hydroxytetrahydrobiopterin dehydratase gives MNQWQERKRPVCLERRYEFDSYSATRDFLDRLGYYSEQTQRFPDISFGRTYVNITLRPGVDGSGNALSDADRFFAAEIDALLS, from the coding sequence ATGAATCAGTGGCAAGAACGTAAGCGGCCAGTCTGCTTAGAGCGTCGCTACGAGTTCGATAGTTACAGCGCTACACGCGACTTTTTAGATCGACTGGGGTATTACAGCGAGCAGACTCAACGATTCCCAGACATTAGCTTTGGCAGGACATATGTGAACATTACGCTTCGTCCCGGAGTGGATGGAAGCGGCAATGCATTAAGTGATGCTGACCGATTCTTTGCAGCGGAGATTGATGCCCTCCTTAGTTGA